One region of Longimicrobium sp. genomic DNA includes:
- a CDS encoding histidine triad nucleotide-binding protein, whose translation MADKTIFTRIIDGEIPGNFVYQDEHCIAIRDLHPAAPVHVLVIPRKPIPSIAHLTSEDHALAGHLLMVVKKVAEQEGVAESGYRVVINVGDEGGQTVPHLHIHVMGGRQLHGHGTA comes from the coding sequence ATCATCGACGGCGAGATCCCGGGCAACTTCGTCTACCAGGACGAGCACTGCATTGCCATCCGCGACCTTCACCCCGCGGCCCCGGTGCACGTGCTGGTCATCCCCCGCAAGCCCATCCCCTCCATCGCCCACCTGACCTCCGAAGACCACGCCCTCGCGGGACACCTGCTGATGGTGGTCAAGAAGGTGGCGGAACAGGAGGGGGTGGCGGAGAGCGGCTACCGCGTCGTGATCAACGTGGGCGACGAGGGCGGGCAGACCGTGCCGCACCTTCACATTCACGTGATGGGCGGCCGCCAGCTGCACGGCCACGGAACCGCGTGA